The genomic window ATCGAATGTGGATAAAATATCAGGAGTGCCATTTACCACTGCGATGTCATGCTCAAAATGAGCTGAATACATCTTGTCTGCAGAAACTATGGTCCAATCGTCATCCAGCATCATCACATCTTTTGTTCCAAGATTGATCATCGGCTCTACCGCTAAGACCATTCCGTCAATAATTCGTTTTCCTCGGCCGCGTCTGCCGTAATTGGGCACCTGAGGGTCTTCATGCATTGTTCTACCCAAGCCGTGTCCAACCAACTCTCTAACCACGCCATAGCCATTTTGCTCAGCATGATTTTGAATGGCAAACCCGATATCTCCGATTCGCATACCTGTTCGCATCTGATCTATTCCGAGGTAGAGTGACTCTTTGGTCACCCTCAATAGTTGCTCTATTTCCTTACCCACTTTGCCTATGGCAAATGTATATGCATGATCTCCATAAAAATTATTTTTGATGGCGCCGCAATCTATTGACACTATATCACCTTCTTCAAATGCACGCTCATTTGGTATGCCGTGTACGACAGCTTCATTCACTGATATACAAAGAGTATTAGGAAAGCCTCCAAATCCTAGGAATCCGGGAACTGCTCCTTGATCATTGATGTATTCGTGAGCAATCTTATCCAATTCGAGTGGAGTAACACCGGGGCCTATCTTTTCAGCCATAAGACCCAATGTGCGCGATACGATTTGAGCACTCGCTCGCATCAATTCAATTTCTTCAGTATTCTTTAAGTGAACCATGACCTGAATAAGGATTTAATTCCGCCTTTTTTTGATTTAAAATTGTGGTGAGCTTCAGCATTTTTTAGTTGATGATTGAACTCGCCGTCATTGGGATGCAGTATTTGGTAGACATCTCCCCAACCGGGGAAACCTCCCACATTTCGGTCATCGATGAAGATATCTGCATTGATCTTTCGGCTGATTCCTTGTTCTAAGACTTCTTCGGGATAACTTTTATTTACCGCATAAAAAGTGATTCCTTGACTTGAGCAATATTTTACAGCATCGTCCAAGTATTTTCCACCTCTAAACGTCCAGAGGATCAAACGGTGTCCTTTTTTTTGCAATGCCCTCAGCGTATCAAATGCAAATAACATTTCATCTCCTATTTCGGGATACTTATGCTCAACGATAGTGCCGTCGAAATCCACTGCAATTGTTAACGAGTCTTCTGAAATCATTCCCATTGAGCCGCGAAATTACGGAATTTATAAAGGGTAGTTGTCCTCTAAATTCAAACCTCGATAAACAAAAACCGCATTTTGTAGCTTTATTTAACCCTACGATAAAGTATAAGCAGTAGCGAATATGATGAAGAAAGAGCCGATACGAGTCGTTTTAGAATCACTGACTCACCCGGTCTATAAACTTTACTCGAGTTCCAAACGATCTTGGGAGTATCATGGAATGGATCTTGTGGTACTTCCGGGGATATTTCATCCGGGTTGGTTTGTGACATCGGTTATGCTTTTAGAGCAACTGGAGGGGTTGGACTTATCGGGTAAGCGAATCTTAGAAATGGGTTGTGGAGCAGGCGTTTTGGCCTGCAGGGCAGTGCAATTGGGTGCTCAAGGTTTTGCTAGTGATATTACGTCGCTAGCTTGCGAAAATGCTGCGCAAAACACATTCAGAAATGAGCTCGATGTGGAGGTGATCCAAAGCGATATATTCGATCAGATGAGCGAGAACCAGCAATTCGATTATATCTTCGTAAACCCACCTTTCAAGCCCGATTACCCTGAAAGCCAAGATGATTTTGCCTTTTGTTGTGGCGAAGGATATGAATATTACATCGCTCTTTTCGGTAGCTTAAAAAAGCACCTCACTCCAAACGGTACTTTAGTCATGGCTCTAGCCAAGAGTTGTGAGATTGATCGTATTTTGGAAATTGCGGATTTTGAAAAAATCAGTTACGAACGAATTCTCACCAAACGAAAATGGTCGGAGACGAATTATCTCTACAGCTTTAGTTGCCGATAATCACAAATTCCACTCTTCTGTTTTTTGCACGTCCCTCATCAGTAGTGTTTGATGTAAGCGGTTTCTCAGATCCATAGCCACTGTAAGAGAGTCTCACATCATTCACATCTTCATTGATGAGATAGTCTACCACGCTTTTTGCTCTTGCTTCGCTGAGCTTCTTATTATACTCAAGGCTTCCTACATTATCTGTATGTCCTCCTATTTCAATCGTAAGAAAGGGGTAGTCGGTAAGGATATCTACCAGCTTGTCAAGCTCTGCTTTTGATTCTGGGAGAAGTTCGGCCTTGTCGAATTCGAAGAATATATTCTCCAAAGTCACTCTGTCTCCGACTTTATAGGCGATACTGTCTAGCTTGATGTCTTTCGTCGAAACGAATTCAGCTTTTTGCAACACCAATTTTGGTTTGGGTGGAATGCTTCTTTTCGGCTCAGGACTTAATGCTTCGCCAGGCATTGCTCGCCTCACCTTCACATCATCAATGTAATAGTAAGCACCGCCTTCACCTTCTTCAAACTCTTGAATTTCTGTTCTGTTGTCGTGGTAAAAATTACCAATGATGAGGTAATGCTTTTCTTCGTCCACCTCAAATACACCTGAGACCTTTTGCCATGCATTCCATCTGGACTTGATCACTTTATCAGAATTAACTTGCGGAGTGAAAAATAAAGGCATTCTATCTCGAGTTACTACTGCGGTATCGCTGAAGAACATGCCAAGATTGTTCGAGGCCAACTTTGAATTGGCAGATTTGCTGGCATAAAACTCAGCATAATAGCGCTGTCCGGGAACCAAAGCAGAATCGAGTTCCACACTGAGGTATTCATGCCAGAATGTTTCAGTGCCGCCTTTTCCGTAGGTTTTAAGGCCTGCCATATTATCACCGTTTCGAGGCCCTTGTTTTCCTTTGCTGTGTTTTCTTGGGTTTGCCCAGCACGTGTTCTTCACCCTTAAACTCAATAGGTCAGGGGTAGTTTCAGTAGGGGAGTCCCATGCATTGATGTCCTCCATGTAATTTCTACCATTTTGATTCCATCGGCAATATTCTCTTTTGGTTTCTTCAAAACCGGGATTTGAAACATAGTTGTAGTATGCATCGTCATTTTCTAAAAGGTCTTTTACCAGTTGCGCTTGACTGGTATTTGTTATACCGAGGGTTAGAAGAAGTGTAGAGAGAATCGTTTTGAATAAAGACATAAGTTTTCCACAAGGGTTAAATGAAGGCAATGGGTAAATGTATCGCAATCCTTGACCTTCTGAGGGTTTGCGTAAATAATCTTTCTTCAATTCAATGTGGAAAATGACATGACCTAAAAGGTACTCCACCCATGGTGGTCATCTATCTTTGTTTGTGTTTCGCTTTTCCCCTTTTATGCATCGAAAAAGACACTTCATCTTCTTTCTATTCGCTTTGTGCTCCTCATTTCTGTTTGCACAGGAAGATGACAGTCAGCCAATGTCATGCATGAATGCACAGGAAATTCTGTTTCCACTTGGGCAGAATGACTTTTCCAAAAGCGAAATACTGATGAACGAAGCCACCATAAATGCGCTTTACTATCTCTATGAGGATCGCTACACTTTCTGGTATAAATTTATCGCTACCGAAGATCTTACCATTGACTTCTCTGTGAGTCCAACCAATCAGGACGACCGCTATAGAGCGATACTTTTTAAATACGGAGGAAAGGATTTTTGCGACAAGCTGGTCAATGAAAACCTTCAGCCCCAAAGGGTTCAGCGGATACCTATCTTCAGTGACGATGGCGAGATACTTTACAAAAATACCGTCGAAGCTGCCAAAGGTGATACCTTTTACGTTTCGGTATTGAGTCTCAATGCTGATGATTGTGGTCACTACCTCTACATAGAGTCAGCGGAAGAAAAGTTCTCGTTTCATGCTATACATCAGCCTTGTTATGATTTCGACCAACTCAGGCAGCCTGATTTCTCAACTAAAAAGGAAGTGCAAGAAGATGTGAGCTTAGTCCTTCCTATGGATACTGAAGTTCCGTTTGAGCCAGAACCTGAAGTTGGTTTTTCTGCACTTGAAACCATCGAAGTTGAAAGCGAAGACGATGAGTTTATTTCTGTTGGAGACCGTCTGATTTTAAATCAAGTATTCTTTTATAACAATACTTACGCATTCAAACCAGGGGCTACTGATGAGCTTGATCAGTTGGTAGATTTCTTAGAAATGAATGCTACCGTAGAAGTAGAGATTCAAGGGCACACGGCAAACAATACAGAAGACATTCGGCCTGACCCCAATTTTAAGGGGCAAGGCAAAGAGTGGAATTTCAAGGGTACTGCATTGAAGCTAAGCGAGCGAAGGGCTGAAGCGGTGATGGAGTACCTGATCGGTAAGGGTATTTCTAAGAAAAGGTTGATAGCAAAGGGCTATGGCGATAGTCAAAAACGCGTTCCAGATGCCAAGACCTTCGATGAGTTTGAGAAAAATATGCGGGTAGAAGCCGTCGTGACCAAACAATGAAAAAGCTATTCTATCTTTCACTTTCTGTCTTTCTATTGGCCTCTTGCGTCTCGCACAAGCAGGTCACCTATTTCAATGATATCCAAGATCTAGAGACTGGAAAGCTAAATATTCCCGATGCACCGGCTGCCGTTCTTAAAAATGGTGATCTGGTTGAAGTGCAAATATCCAGTATTAGTTTAGAAACGAATGCCTACTTCCAGACCGACCAAAGTTCATCTGATGACGGGTTTGGTGGAAATCTTTACCAAATCGATGGTAGCGGCTCCATTCACCTTCCCTTGGTGGGAAATGTCGAGATTGTAGGCTTATCCAAAGAGGAAGCAAGAGCAGCTATAGAGTCTGCTCTATTGGAATATGTACAAAAACCCAGCGTCAATCTCCGTATAGCAGATTATAAGATTACGGTACTCGGCGAAGTCAACACTCCGGGTGTATACAAGATACCTACGGCAGAAGCTTCAGTGCTTGAAGCTCTTGGATATGCCGGTGATTTGACCGTGTATGGCGTGAGGGAGAACGTTCTCCTGATTCGTGACAACGGCATAGAGAAGAGTTTTCACCGACTGAATTTAAACGATTCGAGCGTTTTGGAAAGTGAGCACTTTTACCTTCAAAATAACGATGTGATTTACGTTCAGCCTACGAAGGGTCTGACATCGAAAGATGATAACATATACCGGATCTTGCCGCTGGTGATCAGTTCTCTCACATTTGTGGCTGTCATTATTAGCTTGAATCAATAAGTATGGCAGCAGATAATTTGAATAAGCCCGAAAGAATACAGAATGATTTCGATTTAAAATCTTTCTTTTTCAGGTATCTCAAGTACTGGTTCTGGTTTCCCCTATGCTTGATTCTGGCCTTGGTCATCGCGCGCTACTACAATTGGTACAAGAATCCGGTGTATGCCGTTACCGCGAAGTTGATGGTCAAAGATGAAAATGTTGGGAAGGATCAATTTCTGCGGCAACTAGACGTGGAAACACCGACCAAGAACATCGAGAACGAGATTGAAATACTTCGTTCGCATAGCCTTTTGGCAAAGACCTTGAATGAGTTGGAATTTGATGTTTCTTATTTCTTAGTCGGAGACGTAAAGGTTTCGGAAGCTTACAAGGACAGCCCTTTCAAAGTGGACATTACAGGACTGGAATATTCAGCATACGGCAGACTTTTTGAAATTGAAATAATCGATAAAAATAGATTTCGATTTACCTATCCGCAAGGCGATGGTGAAAAGGTAATCGAAGAGAAATTCGGGGAGTCATTCGATTTTGGCTTGGGTACCATTACACTAATCAAAAGAGAGATTTTTCCTTCGGACGATCTGAAGAATCCGGAGTTTGATAAGCGTCATTACAGAATCAAGTTCAACACAATAACCGCCAATCAAAACAAGTATCTATCGAAGCTTTCTGTAGCATTGGCGCGCTCTCAGAGCACTATTCTTCAACTTTATCTCGAAGATGAGGTCCCACAAAAGGGATTGGATTTCTTGAATGCCTTGATTACCGTCTATCTTCAAAACGATGTAGATTTAAAGAATAAGGCTGCATCAAGAACAGCCGAATTCCTCGATCTGCAGCTTGAAGATATTACCGAAGATTTAGAAAGCATCGAAATCAATCGCGAGAACTATAAAGCCGCTAAGGGAATTATAGACTTGGAGTCTGAGTCGCAAATCGTGCTGGAGAGCATCAAAGATTTAGATGCCAAAAGTGCCATCAATCAAACCAAAATCGGTTTAATTCAGCAACTAAGAGAGTACATTACTGACAATGTGGATGTTCGAGACCTAGCCCCCTCGGCGCTGGATATAAATGATCCATTGCTGGTGAAGCTGATCAACAAACTGAGCGAACTTCAAAGTCAGCGGGAGATTGTCATCAATCGCAGTACGGTAAATGATCCCAACCTGGTTCCCATCAATGCCGAAATAGAGCTCACCCGCTCATCTCTTCTGGAGAACATTCGAAACATTGAGAAGGGTCTGCAACGTCAGCAAGAAGAGCTGGAATCTTCCCTAAAAACATTTACCAAGAGAATTCAACGAATTCCAACTACAGAGCGGGAGCTCTTGGAGATTGAACGCCGATTCAGAATTCAAGAAAGCTTATACTTATTTCTTTTACAGAAAAGAGCAGAATTGGCCATATCTCTGGCCGCTACTGATAGCGATACGAGAGTTGTTGATGCCCCTCGAGTAATTCCAGGGCCAATATCGCCTGTACCTCAGCGCGCCTATTCCATTGCCATTTTACTCGGCTTAATGATTCCTGTTCTTATTATTTTTTTGGTCGAAAACTTAAACGATAAGATCAATGATTTGGCCGGTCTGAAGCGACTGACATCTATTCCGATTATAGGAGTGGTCAGATTTAATCAGCACAAATCTCCTCTCGTAGCTTTAGAAAAACCACGCTCGAGTATTTCAGAAGAGTACAGAAGCATCAGGTCAAATCTCAAATTCTTTCATGCTGAAAAAGGTCCTGACGTGGTCATGGTTACCTCCTCGATTGGTACTGAAGGAAAGACCTTTACGGCTATGAATTTGGCCTCCATTATGGCCGCCACAGGTTCTAAGGTGGTTCTCATCGGGCTTGATCTGCGCAAGCCAAGAATAGTGGAAGACTTTGGTATTGAGAATAAAATTGGCTGCAGTAATTACTTAAGTGGAAATGCATCAATCGACGATATTTTAGTTCCTTCGGGCTATTCTGAGAATTTGTTCATCGCGCCCTCCGGCCCGCCACCACCAAATCCATCTGAGCTGATTATATCAGATCGTATGCCACACCTCATTAAAGAATTGAGTGAGCGGTTTGATAAGATTATTATCGATACTCCTCCCGTAGGATTGGTTTCAGACGGATTGCAAATCAGCGATTATGCGAATGTAACGGTCTTTGTGGTCCGCGAAGGGGTTACGCGAAAAGCTCATTTGGCTCAAGCCAATGAAATGTTTGAGAAGGGCCGATTGAAGCACCCAACTCTCGTTTTCAATGCAGCTAAACGCAAGAATAAATCATATTCCTACGGTGGGGCCTATGGTTACGGTTATGGCTACGGCTACCAAAGCGATTACGGCAACTATTTTGACGAGCAGGAAGAGAGTGACTCCAAGTCAAAGTGGAATCCATTCCGTCGCAATGATTAATGGGCTAATCGCTCGAATACGGTCTACTTCTGATTTTAGAGGTAAGCAAATTCTCAAAAATATTTTGTGGTCAGCAGGTCTGAAAGGAGTAAATGCCTTGATCAGCTTTATAATCGTTCCGCTCTACCTAAGCCTGCTTACCGAGCTGAGTTTTGGGATTTGGCTTACGGTTAGCGCAGTTTTGCAGTGGTTCAATTTCTTCGACTTGGGTATAGGAAACGGCTTGAGAAACAAGCTTGCCGAAGCACTAGCTCAAAAGGATTATAAGCTGGGAAAGATATATGTCAGCACAACATATGCCTTAATATCGGGTGTTGCCGTTGGTATGTTCATCTTATTTTTTGGTGCTAATTTCTTTTTTGATTGGGCGCAGGTTTTTGAAGCTCCGCCAGCTCTTGTTAATGATGTTAGGGGAATGGTCATTATTCTCTTTTGCCTTTTCGTTCCTCAGTTTGTCGCTCAATTGATCAAGATGGTTGTTACCGCCGATCAGCGACCCGCCTTGTCCAATCTAATGAACACTTTGGTCAACATCCTCCAGTTGGCAGGTGTATTTTTATTGAGCGAATACAGTATGGGCTCACTAGTAAATTTGGCATGGGTCATCGCAGGTATCAATCTGTTCATTCCGCTGGTAGCGAGTGCCTATCTTTTTTCGAGCCGTTACAAGGAATTGAGCCCTTCTTTTTCTCACGTCGACCTCAAGTATTCCAATTCACTTCTGGGTCTGGGAGCTACGTTCTTTATTCTTCAAGGCGCGGCCCTAGTGGTTTTCATGACCGATAATCTGATTATTACCAAAGTACTCGGTCCCGAGGAAGTTCCTGCCTACAATATTTCTTATCGTTACTTCAATCTCGCTCTTGTCTTTTTTGGCTTGGTTACCACTCCGTTCTGGTCGGCATTTACCGATGCCTTTGTAAAGGAGGATTTCGGATGGATTAAAAAAATGCTCAAGCGATTGCTCTTTCTCTGGGTAGTGATGGCGGTTGGAGTTGTTCTATTGATCCTGATAGCTCCTTATGTCTACCATTTTTGGATTGGTGATGAGTTGGAAATTCCATCTGCCCTCAACTGGTGTATGGGAGCATGGGTAATCCTCTCAGCACTACTCAGCATTTTCGGCACTTTTTTAAGTGGAATTGGAAAATTGAAAGTCTCCCTTTTTCACGCCGTCTTTGTGATGATTGTTAATATTCCGCTCTCCATCTGGTTGGCTCAGTACTCCATGCTGGGCAGTGCAGGAGTAATTCTCGCAAGCACGATTGGCGCCTCGTTCCGATTGTTATTTCAACCCTATCAAACTTGGCTCATTTTGCAAAAACGAGCCAAAGGAATCTGGAACCGCTAGATTTCGTTCAAGTAGTTTTTAGCGAAATTCTCTGAACCATACGTATCAGGAAGAAGCTCTTTAAGAGACTCGTTATCCGTTCGGAAGTGATCTTTAATTTTTTTCCGAAGTGCAGGAGAAAACTGAAATTTTTTCTTGCCACCCAATCGGTGCTCAATCGCTTGAATATTCTTTCTGAAAATCTGCTTCCCTGCCCCCGATCTTTCCAAGATTCCTTTTAGGCTATTGGTCTTGCGCAGATACTCCAATTGACGAGCGCTTAGGCTGCTGTTCGTCTTTTTGTCAAAATCGATGTCCACAGTCAATTCAAGATTTAGCTCGCGGCAAAATTGCTCAATGAAATCGCTGGGATTTGTGGTGAAATCCTCGTAGAGAAAAACATGAACTTTCTCAAAGAGTCCCTGATATAGGCTCAAGAGTGAGGAGTAGAAATACTGCTCAGTTTGTTCTATTGAAGTAAAAGTCGGAAAAAGTGGGTTCGATCGATCAGAACGCTCGTTATCAAAGCGAATGAATTCGTGTGGTTTCGCTGTGTGCCCGGAGTAAACGCCGATGGAATACAGTGACTCCAAAAGGTCAGCCTGATTGCGCAGAAACAAAATAATCTCTGCATTCGGGAAAAGTTGTTTCAGACGCATTCCATTTCGCGTCCTATTGGTCGAAACCAGATAGAGCGATTGACCTGCAAGAAGTTCGTTAGAGATTATCAAATTACCTTTGTCCTGCAGTGCTGCGCTCTCTCGAACAGACTGTTCATTGTAGCGACTTTCATCTTGGTACATCAATCGCTGAAAAGCCTCGCTGTATTGTGTTTGGTTTATGCCAATGTGTTTGAAGTTGTTTAAATTGGGAAAAACCTCCTTCTGAAAAAAGGTGCTTGCCGTTCGCGGCATTCCTATGTGTACAAGTGTTCGATTCACGTTCAAATCTAATCATTTCTCATGGCTGAAAATGTATCTTTGAGCCATGCGGAATGCGACCATCGTACTCACGGCAACCATCAGGCCCAATGTTGATTTTGTGGCGAGAGCCGATGTCGACCGAAGAATAGAAGATTACGCCAAGTGTATTTCGTTTTATCTGCAGAATACTTCACAGCCGATCGTCTTTGCAGAAAATTCGGGTTTCGATCCCAATGAATCACCGCTATTCAGACCCTTCCTCGATCACGATCGCTTCCATTGGCAGACCATTGAGCCCCATTCAGACTTGTCTAAAGGTAAAGGGTTTCAAGAATTTTATACGCTCGATCAATTGGTTGAAAAAGGTCTTTGTGGAGAATACTTTGTCAAGATCACGGGACGCTACTTAGTCAGAAATGCACCTTCACTTATCGAAAAAATGAAGGCTCCTTTTCACATCGATTTGCACCAAAAGATGAAAGTGGCCATCACGGGATTTTTTGGTGTAGAAACGCAGTTCTATCGGGATCACCTTTTCGGGAAATACATCGAATCCAATGACGTTCAAGGCCGCTTTATTGAACACGTCATTTATGATGCTATTCGCGACAATGATTTCTCCAAATCGGTAGAGTTACTTCATGAAAATGCTCAATACGAAGGTGTATCAGGGAGTCACGGAAACAGCATGGCGCGCAATCCTTATAAGATGAAATTGCGTTCGCTCGAACGATCCATTAGTCGTGCCATAGGTATCAATAAATTCCTCATTGAGTATTGATGCGCTGGCTCACTTACTTCCCAAAATTCGAAAGCATTCATCTTACCAAGGATGTCGGTATGATTCCGTTTTACGTCAATCTGTTTGGCTATGAATCTACCCTCCTGGGGCACTCGGAGGCCACTATCTCCATTCCCGATGAGGTGGGAGGTCTGAATATTGAGCTTCTCGAGGAAAAGCGACCACTCTTTTTTCTTGATCGGGCCTTTCTGGATTGGCTTAAGGCCAATGCCAAATCAGTAGATGTGCTCCATCTCTTTCACCTTAGTAGGGACAGTATTTTTTACGGAGCTTACTACAAGCGGTTGAATCCAAAAGGCAAGCTTTACCTGAAGCTGGATGCCTACAATGATCATCTGCTTTCGCGAAAGCGATATGCCAAAAACCCGATCAAGAACGCTCTGTTACAGCGGACCGAAAAGGATTTTTTTCGAAAGCTGGATTTAGCGACAATCGAAAATAGCGAAGGCTTAGTGTTGACCGCACAGACCTACCCTGAGCTTTCTCCAATTCTCCAATACTTGCCGAATGGCTGCAATGACAACTACTTGGGTGAGCACTTTTCGGGGACACCCGTCAAAGAAAACATTATTCTCTCTGTTGGCCGATTGGGAAGTTCAGATAAAAACTACGAATTGCTACTCGCAGCCTTGCCTCAAATAAAACTGCCAGAATGGAAATTCGTGATCGTCGGTCCGATCAGCGATGATTTCCAATTGAAGATCGACGAATTTTTCCGATTACATCCCGAATGGCTTGACCAACTAAGGTTCACGGGAATCATATCCGATCGAAAGAGACTCTATGATCTTTATTCAAAAGCTTCTGTGTTTTTTCTCCCTTCACGGTTTGAATCTTTTGGAATTTCATTCGTGGAAGCACTCTACTTTGGTTCTTGCCTTGTTGGCCACAAGGGTATGTACGCGTACCGCGATATCTGTAAAGACGGCCAATTCGGCTGTTTTTTTGAAGACAATGACCCAGTGTCATTTGCAGCCGCCATTGAGGAGGCCACATTGAAATATTCCGGAAGCGACTTCCTTATGAAGGCAAGCGAGCATGGTCGGAACACTTTTTCATGGAGCAAGCTCATCGAAAAATTAATTGCTAAACTTGGTCATGACTGAACGCCACTTTCTGTCTGTCATCACGGTGAGTTTTAATTCAGTGAAGACTATTGGTCAAACGCTCGAATCGCTGCAAAGTCAAACGTCGAAGGACTTTGAGTCTATCGTCATTGATGGAGCCAGCACTGATGGCACGCAAGAAATAGTGAAATCCTTTGGCGATTTAGTGACCTCCT from Cryomorphaceae bacterium 1068 includes these protein-coding regions:
- a CDS encoding glycosyltransferase family 4 protein, giving the protein MRWLTYFPKFESIHLTKDVGMIPFYVNLFGYESTLLGHSEATISIPDEVGGLNIELLEEKRPLFFLDRAFLDWLKANAKSVDVLHLFHLSRDSIFYGAYYKRLNPKGKLYLKLDAYNDHLLSRKRYAKNPIKNALLQRTEKDFFRKLDLATIENSEGLVLTAQTYPELSPILQYLPNGCNDNYLGEHFSGTPVKENIILSVGRLGSSDKNYELLLAALPQIKLPEWKFVIVGPISDDFQLKIDEFFRLHPEWLDQLRFTGIISDRKRLYDLYSKASVFFLPSRFESFGISFVEALYFGSCLVGHKGMYAYRDICKDGQFGCFFEDNDPVSFAAAIEEATLKYSGSDFLMKASEHGRNTFSWSKLIEKLIAKLGHD